From the Clostridium sp. Marseille-P299 genome, one window contains:
- a CDS encoding sugar ABC transporter substrate-binding protein, whose amino-acid sequence MMKNKFLCMLLCAIMVISLVSCGGKSNDTGKKVDSGNTSTVEKVDNSVTPTEEKLGYTFGENFHSDDPVSYTMFWSDHEMYPYQDSWEIFDKIKEVTNVTLDFKDYSIARTDYDAKKALMINSGQSAYIIPKTYDESAFVDGGAVVAVSEWTQYMPNYTAFVEKYNLQPDLDTLKKADGKYYRLPGLKEAPEQDYTLIIRKDIFDAAGVDVAAIEKDWKWNDLYDALVKVKEYMVSKGMCAAGDYIWSERWPGDDGSGGNLLKLMGSSYGVPAGWAVGNGMAYNAEKDEWYFASISEDYKEFITMLNKFIKGGLLDPESFTQTDEQACQKFYRGETVIFGTNKAVYTDYIANLNSTLGEGKYELYITVYPMGNKPYTSENYRLENGVMIASKALKDLGEEGFIKFIRFVDWLFYSEVSYDLRKWGVEGETYEVVKDETTGKNIKKLLPQWYCGGLAIAQTSDDQKDMRIELGYAGGVFYYGGTVAQISDAYNPVLQDYFRRSNEYRELKPLDPTFAGTEDENEQMNLWKTPLIDNVNSWSLQFATGQKDIEADWDAYVSSCKNLMCDQLANLYNEIYKR is encoded by the coding sequence ATGATGAAAAATAAGTTTTTGTGTATGCTACTATGTGCTATTATGGTGATTTCCCTTGTAAGCTGTGGAGGAAAGTCAAATGACACAGGTAAAAAAGTGGATAGTGGTAATACTTCTACAGTTGAAAAAGTGGATAATAGTGTTACGCCTACAGAAGAGAAACTCGGATATACCTTTGGCGAAAACTTTCATTCGGATGATCCAGTAAGCTATACAATGTTTTGGAGTGACCATGAGATGTATCCTTATCAGGATTCCTGGGAAATCTTTGATAAAATTAAGGAAGTTACAAATGTAACCTTAGATTTTAAAGATTACTCTATTGCACGTACCGATTATGACGCAAAGAAAGCTTTGATGATTAATTCAGGGCAATCAGCTTATATTATCCCAAAAACTTATGATGAGTCTGCATTTGTTGATGGTGGTGCAGTTGTGGCAGTTTCTGAATGGACTCAGTATATGCCTAATTATACAGCCTTTGTTGAGAAATATAATCTACAGCCAGATTTGGATACATTAAAAAAGGCAGATGGAAAGTATTATAGATTGCCTGGTTTAAAAGAAGCACCAGAACAGGATTATACTCTAATTATAAGGAAAGATATTTTTGATGCAGCGGGTGTTGATGTTGCTGCTATAGAGAAAGATTGGAAATGGAATGATTTATACGATGCGTTAGTTAAAGTAAAAGAATATATGGTTTCAAAGGGAATGTGTGCTGCAGGCGATTATATCTGGTCAGAAAGATGGCCTGGTGATGATGGTTCTGGTGGCAACTTACTAAAACTAATGGGATCTTCCTACGGAGTACCAGCAGGTTGGGCAGTTGGCAATGGTATGGCATATAACGCAGAAAAAGATGAATGGTATTTTGCTTCTATTTCAGAGGATTATAAAGAATTTATTACGATGTTAAATAAATTCATTAAAGGTGGACTTTTAGATCCAGAATCCTTTACTCAGACAGATGAGCAGGCTTGTCAAAAATTCTATCGTGGCGAAACAGTTATCTTTGGAACGAATAAAGCAGTGTATACGGATTATATTGCAAACTTAAATAGTACTTTGGGTGAAGGTAAGTACGAATTATATATTACAGTTTATCCAATGGGAAATAAGCCATATACTTCTGAAAATTATCGTCTTGAAAATGGTGTTATGATTGCATCGAAAGCACTTAAGGATCTTGGAGAAGAAGGATTTATAAAATTCATTCGATTTGTGGATTGGTTATTCTACTCAGAGGTTTCCTATGACCTTAGAAAATGGGGTGTAGAAGGAGAAACTTATGAGGTAGTTAAGGATGAAACTACTGGTAAGAATATTAAGAAACTATTACCACAATGGTATTGTGGTGGTTTAGCAATTGCGCAAACTTCAGATGATCAAAAAGATATGAGAATTGAACTTGGTTATGCAGGCGGCGTATTCTATTACGGAGGAACAGTAGCTCAGATTTCAGATGCTTATAACCCTGTATTACAAGATTATTTTAGAAGAAGCAATGAATACAGAGAGTTAAAGCCACTTGATCCTACATTTGCTGGAACAGAGGATGAAAATGAACAAATGAATCTTTGGAAAACTCCGTTAATTGACAACGTTAATAGTTGGAGCTTACAGTTTGCAACAGGACAAAAAGATATTGAAGCGGACTGGGATGCTTATGTAAGTAGTTGTAAGAACTTAATGTGTGATCAGTTAGCAAACTTATATAATGAAATATATAAGAGATAG
- a CDS encoding helix-turn-helix transcriptional regulator: protein MEANLHHILDDDLLIRYRQQPVPEEFLRVVEGDYEVVNYLPGSTIRFWVNKEVANFSTHWHPALEIIMPLENGYTVIVGQNEYILKPGDIFIIPAGELHHLIAPSSGTRLIFLFDVSMLTKIKGFSYLTPYLSQAIIINKQDYGSIYDKEAFLLTQMCNDYFSQDSFRELLIYSHLLEFFVYLGNFKISIENINNIQGLNMFKQKYLIERLNKVFDFLDEHYMDPITLEMVSDIAGFSKYHFSRLFKQCSGYNFYDYLCYLRIKSAENLLIHPGVTITEIALQSGFSSLSTFNRIFKKIKNCTPSEYRNLYNISLHSQ, encoded by the coding sequence ATGGAAGCTAATCTTCACCATATCTTAGACGATGATTTACTTATAAGATATCGACAACAACCAGTACCCGAAGAATTTTTGCGAGTGGTCGAAGGCGACTACGAAGTTGTAAACTACCTTCCTGGTTCTACCATCCGCTTTTGGGTGAATAAAGAAGTTGCCAATTTCTCAACTCATTGGCATCCAGCACTTGAAATTATTATGCCTTTGGAAAATGGCTATACCGTAATCGTTGGGCAAAATGAATATATTCTTAAACCAGGCGATATTTTTATAATTCCAGCAGGAGAACTTCATCATTTAATAGCTCCATCTTCAGGAACTAGACTCATATTTTTGTTTGACGTTTCCATGCTTACTAAAATAAAGGGATTTTCTTACCTTACACCATATTTATCACAAGCTATCATTATTAATAAACAAGATTATGGTTCTATTTATGACAAAGAGGCATTTTTACTGACACAGATGTGTAATGATTATTTTAGCCAAGATAGCTTTCGAGAGTTACTTATATACTCCCACTTATTAGAATTTTTTGTTTATTTAGGAAATTTTAAGATATCAATAGAAAATATCAATAATATCCAAGGCCTTAATATGTTTAAGCAAAAATACCTTATAGAAAGATTAAATAAGGTATTTGATTTCCTTGATGAACATTATATGGACCCTATTACACTTGAAATGGTTTCTGACATTGCTGGTTTTTCAAAGTATCACTTTTCCAGACTCTTTAAGCAATGTTCTGGATATAATTTCTATGATTATCTATGTTACCTAAGGATTAAATCTGCTGAAAACTTACTTATTCACCCTGGAGTTACAATTACTGAAATTGCTTTACAATCTGGTTTTTCAAGCCTATCAACATTTAATCGTATCTTTAAAAAGATCAAAAATTGTACACCATCGGAATATAGGAATCTTTATAATATAAGCCTGCACTCTCAATAA
- a CDS encoding carbohydrate ABC transporter permease, with protein MFKRAKESKADLMSSAPKLKMSTGYKVFTVCNTIILALIAIMTFYPFLYLVAQSFSSEAAIYSGKITFYPVDFTIATYLSVVSKGDFIKYYGNTILYTLVGTTLSVLLSSMLAYPLSKPELRLNKFFGPFIIFTMYFGGGLIPNYVLMNALGLRNTTAAFILPGMIGTYYVLLIRSFYIGLPRELEEAAEIDGLTKFGVFFKIIFPLSKPITATMLLFYAASYWSNWFNAFLYLENRTKWPVAYYIRQIIQGATTTSEIGANDAGAAQVAANIRSTSMVLMVLPIICIYPFIQKYFVQGMMLGGVKE; from the coding sequence ATGTTTAAAAGAGCAAAAGAATCAAAAGCTGATCTAATGTCATCAGCACCTAAGCTTAAGATGTCTACTGGATATAAGGTTTTCACCGTATGTAATACGATTATCTTAGCCTTAATTGCGATTATGACTTTTTATCCGTTTCTTTATTTAGTAGCACAATCGTTCTCATCAGAGGCTGCAATATACTCAGGTAAAATTACTTTTTATCCGGTGGATTTTACAATAGCTACTTATCTATCCGTGGTATCAAAGGGAGACTTTATAAAATATTACGGCAATACCATTCTTTATACCTTGGTAGGAACTACACTTTCTGTATTACTTTCCTCCATGCTGGCTTATCCTTTATCTAAGCCAGAATTGCGGTTAAATAAATTTTTCGGACCATTTATTATATTTACGATGTATTTCGGTGGAGGTTTAATTCCAAACTACGTATTAATGAATGCTCTTGGTTTACGAAATACAACGGCTGCATTTATTCTTCCAGGAATGATTGGAACCTATTATGTGTTATTGATTCGTTCTTTTTATATCGGTCTTCCACGTGAATTAGAGGAAGCAGCAGAAATTGATGGGTTAACGAAATTTGGAGTGTTTTTTAAGATTATTTTTCCACTATCAAAACCAATAACAGCAACAATGCTCTTATTTTATGCAGCTAGCTATTGGAGTAACTGGTTTAATGCCTTTTTATACTTAGAAAACAGAACCAAATGGCCAGTTGCTTATTACATACGTCAAATCATACAAGGTGCAACTACAACAAGTGAAATTGGTGCAAATGATGCAGGAGCGGCACAGGTCGCAGCTAATATACGTTCTACCTCGATGGTACTAATGGTACTACCTATCATCTGTATATATCCATTTATACAGAAATACTTCGTACAAGGAATGATGCTTGGTGGAGTTAAGGAATAA
- a CDS encoding extracellular solute-binding protein, producing MKSKKKYLFALLIVITIAILFIIFSQERDVNYQHKYANEVNLSSDIEGIGRENTYLKYLQVYEGISYPDTDVSVTIKDYVKGNDVEILDNFEGVTNVISTSDESYVEWEVEVPQAGFYQIYMEYYPVQSRGVDIERKLYINGEVPFLGADTLSFTRLWTDKNEVKQDNQGNDIRPSQVDVPNWIGGFFKDHSGYYAEPYTFYFNEGNNTIGLESVNEPVIIKSLTLKSVDQNKNYEAYKQSLPTVAESEEAKNYIQVVQGETATLRSSPSLYAIYDRSSSNTVPYSVSKIKLNMIGGNAWRVAGQWIEWEFEVPQEGYYNIALKGRQNYNRGFVSNRSIYIDGEIPFSELNEISFRYNNKWESLNLEDKDGIPYQFYLTQGKHSIKLEVTLGDLGLILNQMEESVYRLNEMYRKILILTGTTPDKYRDYKIDQVYPEIIEAMELESKRLYKIVDEIVNYTGQKASQVAAALTLAQQLERFVKNPDKIPKSFTNFRDNISALGTSILTMSEAPLDIDYITITGLDAEPNVVKENLFDKVIHEVRSFVASFTEDYNAVGDVYEKDEAIEVWILSGRDQSTILKAMIDDTFIPKTDIKVNVKLVEAGTLLNAVIAGTGPDVVLSVGQGEPVNYALRNAVEDLTQFSDYEEVLENFYKSAYEPFKFEDGIYALPETQNFNVMFYRKDILKELKIDVPNTWDELIAILPIIQQNNMSVAIPTTERVIGNTSSPDLSSFFALLYQNGGALYSKDGRSTLIDEESGVQAFSTFTKFFTHYKLPTIYDFVNRFRSGEMPIGIQDYSAFNTLVVFAPEIRGLWDFTLIPGTLKEDGTIDRSCHTSGSGTMMLAQENEIKKANAWEFMKWWVSTETQVRFGQEMESVMGASARYATANVNAFEQLSWSKEQQEVLKEQRTYTVGIREIAGGYYTGRHITNAIRRIINKKEDTRETLLDYARTINEEISKKRLEFGLDER from the coding sequence ATGAAGTCGAAGAAAAAATATTTATTTGCTTTATTAATCGTAATCACAATAGCAATTCTATTTATCATTTTTTCACAAGAGCGAGATGTAAACTATCAACACAAGTATGCAAATGAAGTAAATTTAAGTAGCGATATTGAAGGAATTGGACGTGAAAATACATACTTAAAATACCTACAGGTGTATGAGGGGATATCTTACCCAGATACGGATGTTTCTGTAACTATTAAGGATTATGTAAAAGGAAACGATGTAGAAATACTAGATAATTTTGAAGGGGTAACGAATGTTATCTCGACTTCTGATGAATCTTATGTGGAGTGGGAAGTTGAGGTACCACAGGCAGGATTTTATCAAATATATATGGAATATTATCCAGTACAATCAAGAGGCGTAGATATTGAAAGAAAGTTATATATAAATGGAGAAGTTCCATTCTTAGGTGCAGATACTCTTAGTTTTACAAGACTATGGACAGATAAAAATGAAGTCAAACAGGATAATCAAGGAAATGATATTCGTCCAAGTCAGGTAGATGTTCCAAATTGGATTGGAGGATTTTTTAAAGATCACTCAGGATATTACGCGGAACCTTATACTTTTTATTTTAACGAAGGTAATAATACTATTGGATTAGAATCAGTAAATGAACCGGTGATTATTAAGTCATTAACATTAAAAAGTGTAGATCAGAATAAAAACTATGAAGCATATAAACAAAGTTTACCTACGGTTGCTGAATCAGAAGAAGCAAAAAATTATATTCAAGTGGTACAGGGAGAGACTGCTACACTTCGATCTTCACCATCCCTTTACGCGATCTATGATCGTTCTTCCTCTAATACAGTACCATATAGCGTTTCAAAGATAAAATTAAATATGATTGGAGGCAATGCTTGGAGAGTTGCTGGACAATGGATAGAGTGGGAATTTGAAGTACCACAAGAAGGTTACTACAATATAGCCCTAAAAGGACGACAGAATTATAATCGTGGATTTGTATCCAATCGATCGATTTATATTGATGGGGAGATACCTTTTTCAGAGTTAAACGAAATTAGTTTTCGTTACAATAATAAATGGGAGTCATTAAACTTGGAAGATAAAGATGGCATTCCATATCAATTTTATTTAACACAAGGTAAGCATTCTATAAAATTAGAAGTTACGCTTGGTGATCTTGGGCTTATATTAAATCAGATGGAAGAGTCTGTGTATCGTCTGAATGAAATGTATCGAAAAATATTGATACTAACAGGAACTACTCCAGATAAATATAGAGATTATAAAATTGATCAGGTATACCCAGAAATTATCGAAGCAATGGAATTAGAAAGCAAACGTTTATACAAAATAGTGGATGAAATCGTTAATTACACTGGGCAGAAGGCAAGTCAGGTTGCAGCGGCACTTACCTTAGCGCAACAATTAGAACGGTTTGTTAAGAATCCCGATAAAATACCAAAAAGTTTTACTAACTTTAGAGACAACATTAGTGCGCTAGGAACTTCTATATTAACTATGAGTGAAGCGCCACTTGATATTGACTATATCACAATCACTGGATTAGATGCAGAACCAAACGTCGTAAAAGAGAACTTGTTTGATAAGGTAATTCATGAAGTTCGATCATTTGTAGCGTCCTTTACCGAGGACTACAATGCGGTTGGTGATGTTTATGAGAAAGATGAGGCAATTGAGGTATGGATATTATCGGGGCGTGATCAAAGTACTATTTTAAAGGCAATGATTGATGATACATTTATACCAAAAACAGATATTAAAGTAAACGTAAAACTTGTAGAAGCGGGAACATTACTCAATGCCGTAATCGCAGGTACAGGACCTGACGTCGTATTATCTGTTGGTCAGGGAGAACCAGTAAATTATGCTTTAAGAAATGCAGTAGAGGATCTAACTCAGTTTTCTGATTATGAAGAAGTGTTAGAGAATTTCTATAAAAGTGCATATGAACCATTTAAGTTTGAAGACGGTATTTATGCGTTACCAGAAACACAGAATTTTAACGTTATGTTTTACCGAAAAGATATATTAAAAGAATTAAAGATAGATGTACCTAATACCTGGGATGAATTAATCGCTATACTTCCAATCATTCAGCAGAATAATATGTCGGTAGCAATACCTACAACTGAGCGTGTCATCGGTAACACTTCTTCTCCTGATTTATCAAGCTTTTTTGCGTTGTTATATCAAAATGGAGGGGCCTTATATAGTAAGGATGGACGTTCTACATTAATTGATGAAGAAAGTGGGGTTCAAGCATTTAGTACATTTACAAAATTCTTTACACATTATAAATTACCAACCATTTATGATTTTGTAAATCGATTTCGATCTGGTGAAATGCCAATTGGAATTCAAGACTATAGTGCATTTAACACCCTTGTTGTTTTTGCACCTGAAATCAGGGGCCTTTGGGATTTTACACTAATACCAGGAACATTAAAAGAAGATGGTACAATTGACCGCTCTTGTCATACCAGCGGAAGTGGAACTATGATGCTGGCTCAGGAGAATGAGATTAAAAAAGCAAATGCATGGGAGTTTATGAAGTGGTGGGTAAGTACCGAAACACAGGTTCGTTTTGGTCAAGAAATGGAAAGCGTAATGGGAGCTTCTGCTAGATATGCAACTGCGAATGTGAATGCGTTTGAGCAATTATCATGGAGCAAAGAACAGCAAGAAGTATTAAAAGAGCAAAGAACATACACCGTAGGCATTAGAGAGATAGCTGGAGGTTATTACACTGGAAGGCATATCACCAATGCAATACGTAGAATCATTAATAAAAAGGAAGATACGAGAGAAACACTTCTAGATTATGCTAGAACAATCAACGAAGAAATAAGTAAAAAGCGTTTAGAATTTGGACTGGATGAGAGATAG